The genomic interval CCGCAGGCCCGCCGCCCGTCGGCTCCCGCCCTTGGGGTCACGGTGCGCACCCGGCCCGCGGTCCCCTGTTCTCGGGACCACGGGTGGGGGTAGCCTGGCCCCCAGAACGTGAACGTTCACATCGGACTCCGACGCCGTCGTCGTCACGGTCCAGCACCACCCACCCGAGCACCGTCCAGGAAGAACCCATGTCCGAGAAGATCGTCCTCGCCGAGCTCGACGCCGACCTCCAGGCCGCCGTCGCCGCCACCCGCCAGAAGGTCGCCGACCTGCACGCCGAGCTGCCCCGCTGGGGCCTGGTCGTGTGGACCGCCGGAAACGTCTCCGAGCGGGTCGTGCTCGACGGCGTCCCGACAGCCCTGTTCGTCATCAAGCCCTCCGGCGTCTCCTACGACGAGCTCGGCACCGACAACATGGTGGTGTGCACCCTCGACGGCGAGAAGATCGTCGACGGCACCCCCGACTCCCTCGCCCCGTCCTCGGACACGGCGGCGCACGCCTACGTCTACCGCAACATGGAGGGCGTGGGCGGCGTCGTGCACACGCACTCGACCTACGCCACCGCCTGGGCCGCCCGCCGAGAGCCCATCCCCTGCGCCCTGACGATGATGGGCGACGAGTTCGGCGGCGAGATCCCCGTGGGCCCCTTCGCCCTCATCGGCGACGACTCGATCGGGCGCGGCATTGTCGAGACGCTGCGTGGCTCGACGTCCCCGGCGGTCCTCATGGCCAACCACGGCCCCTTCACCGTCGGTAAGGACGCGCGCGCCGCGGTCAAGGCTGCGGTCATGTGCGAGGAGGTCGCGCGCACCGTGCACATTGCCCGGCAGGGCGGTGAGATTCACCTCATCCCCCAGGACCTCGTGGACCGTCTCAACGACCGCTACCAGAACGTCTACGGCCAGCACTGATGACTACTGGCCAGCACTGACTGGCCGCCGGGCCGCGCGCGTGGAGCGTACGGGGAGTGCTCCCCGTACGCTCCTCTTGCCCATCGTGCGTGCGAGGACAGATGCTGTGCCCGCACCTTCACGCACGACCCTAGGAGCATTCCGTGGCCGCCTCCCCGAACAAGCCGACCGAACCGCGCTCGAAGTACTACTGGATCCTCACGGCCGTGTGTCTGCTCCTCGGGCTTCCTGCCGCTTGGTGGCTCTACATAGAGATCGGCAAGCACATCTCCCGCATCCCGATCGCCATCCTTCTCCTCCCTCTGCTGCTCCTGCTGTTGCTGGCTCGCGTGATCGACGCCGGGATCCTGAAGGCGGCCCCGCAGCTCGTGCGCAAGCGCGACCGGGCGGCCCTGACCGCCGCCCTCGGCTACGACCCGGTGACCCGTCAGCCGGTGGCCTCCGCCGTCGGCACCGCTCCGGCGACGGTCGGCTACTCCCAGCCGGGCTCCCCCCAGCCGCAGCCCGGGCAGCCCGGGACGGCGGCCCCCTACGGCCAGCCGGGCCAGGCTCCCACGTCCTACGGCAACTAAGAGCACTCAGATCACCGTCCCGAGCGGGCCCCACGTCGCCGCTCGGGACGGTGTTCGTATCAGAGCCTCCTCCTAGGCTTGCCACCATGAGCCCCTCACCTGCCCGCTCCAGCACCTCGAAGAAGGCGCGCACGTCCTACATCTGCACTGAGTGCGGCTGGGAGAGCCCCAAGTGGCTCGGGCAGTGCCGCGAGTGCAAGGCGTGGGGCACGCTCACGGAGTTCGTCGAGGCTCCCGCCGTCGGTGCTCCCGCCGTCGGTGCTCCCGCCATGGGCGGTGCTGCCCTGGCGCGAGCCGCAGCCGTGCGCCCGGATGTGCCCGCGCAACCCATCGGTGAGGTCTCGGCTGAGGCGGCCCGCGCCCGACCCACCGGGGTTGGTGAGCTCGACCGCGTGCTCGGCGGAGGGATCGTGCCCGGCGCCGTCGTTCTGCTGGCCGGGGAGCCCGGCGTCGGCAAGTCCACCCTGCTGCTCGACGTCGCCGCCAAGGCCGCGGCCGTCTCCCGCGAGCGCGGCGAGGGGCCTGTCCTGTATGTCACCGGCGAGGAGTCCGCCAGCCAGGTGCGGCTGCGCGCCGAGCGCATCGAGGCCATCGACCCGGCTCTCCTGCTCGCCAGCGAGACCGAGCTGGGCGCGCTCCTCGGCCACATCGAGGACACCGGGCCCTCCCTGCTCGTTGTCGACTCGGTCCAGACCATCGCCTCGGCCCAGGTGGAGGGCTCCGCCGGCGGCGTCACCCAGGTGCGGGCTGTGGCCGGTACGCTCATCGCCGTCGCCAAGGAGCGGGGCATCCCCGTGCTCCTGGTCGGGCACGTGACGAAGGACGGCGGGATCGCGGGGCCGCGCGTCCTCGAGCACCTGGTCGACGTCGTCTGCCAGTTCGAGGGGGCCCGGCATGCGCGCCTGCGTCTGCTGCGCGCCGCGAAGAACCGCTATGGGCCCACGGACGAGGTCGGCTGCTTCGACCTCGGGGACCGGGGCATCGTCGGCCTGGAGGACCCGAGTGGCCTGTTCCTGTCCTCCGCCCGCTCCGAGGTCCCAGGCACGTGCGCGACCGTCACCCTTGAGGGGCGCCGTCCCATGCCGGTGGAGGTCCAGGCTCTCGTCGCCGCCACGCACGCGGGCTCCCCGCGGCGCACCACCTCGGGCCTGGACCACTCGCGTGTGGCGATGGCGCTGGCGGTCCTGCAGGCGCGCATGCGTGTGGACACCTCCAGTGCGGACGTCTACCTGTCCACGGTGGGCGGGGCCAGGACGGGGGAACCCGCCACGGACCTGCCGGTGGCGATCGCCGTTGTCTCCGCCGCCCGGAACCTGCCCACGCCCGCGGGGCTCGTGGCGTTTGGGGAGGTGGGCCTGACCGGGGAGGTGCGGGCGACGGTGGGGATTCAGCGGCGTCTGGCGGAGGCGGCCCGCCTGGGCTTCGACCGGGCGATCGTGCCGCTGGCCGGCTCGGCCGAGCTCAGGCCGGTGCCCGGGATGCAGGTCCTGCCGGTGAGCCACCTCGGCGAGGCCATCGGCGCGGCCCTCCCCCGCGGCTGACTCCTCCTGCCCAGCCGCCGCTTTGCGCACTCACACCCCGCTGAGCCCCCGCCCGGCCGCCGCTTTGCGCACTCACACCCACCTCCCCCGCTGAGCCCTGCTGCCAGCCTCCAACTCTTCGGTTTGCTCTCGAACGTACGGCAAAAGACCGTACTTTCGAGAGCGAACCGAAGAGTTCGGCGGGGTGCCTGGGGGTGAGGGTGTCCACCGGGCGGACATGGGCGGGCTGTCGTGCCGACGGTGTTGGGGGCGTCCGCGGAATCATGCGGATTCCTCGGCTGGGTGCGCGTGGTCGTCGGTCTCATGTCCGCGCGGTGGACACGACACCCCTGATAGGGGCCACCGGCGGGGTATCCGGCCACCGCGGGACCTCAGTGCCCCGCGAGTTCGAGGAGGCGGGTGGAGCAGCGGCACCGTGCCCTCCGCCGGGTCACAGTGCCCCGCGAGTTCGAGGAGGCGGCTACGGCGCGGGCCGGGCTCACACCGTCGTCCGGGCTGCACCCCTCAAGCTCGAGGGATCGGGGGCGAGTTCAAGCCCGTAACCCTCGAACTCGACACGTACCCCTCGAACACGGCACCAGCACGGTCGACGGCGAGCCCCACCAGGACAGGCTTGCACGCTCATGTGACTGATGTGACTTGGCCGATTCGAACTTTTCATTGGTATTCCGCCAATTGGGCCGTTTTGCCGAAAATGGCTTCCGCGGCTCCCATGTGCATGGGCCCTGCCCATGCACATGGGAGCCGAGGCACCCGAGAACACCAAACCAGAAAACCGCAGAATTCCGCGGATTCCGCCCGAGGCCGAAAAGCGTGAGCGTGCAACCCCCACCACACAGGTCGCCATAGGAGTCGCCACCACGCTACGCGAGTCACTCCCGAGCGCCATCGCCTCAGGTGGGACCAAACGCTCAGGCCTCACGTAAGCCCACTGAGCCCCGTCAGCCCCGACCCGCCATGCTGAGCCCTGATGCTCGGCTCAGGTCTCAGCGCGGAAGCTCAGCCCTCAACGCTAACTTCGCACCCCAACCTCCTACTTCAGGCCGATGCGTACCGCCCGAGGCCCCCGGATACGATGCCCACGGACGCAGGCCCGGCCATCGGGCGCCGCCACCCAGGAGACCCCTCATGACCAACGCCCACGCGAGATCCCTGCGCGACACGCTCGCCCTCATCGCCCCCGGCACCGTCCTGCGCGACGGACTCGAGCGCATTCTGCGCGGCCGCACCGGCGCGATCATCGTGCTCGGCTTCGACGAGACCGTCGAGGCCATCTCCTCGGGCGGCTTCACCCTCGACGTCGAGCTCTCCGCCGCGCGCCTGCGCGAGCTGTCCAAGATGGACGGTGCCGTCGTCATCGACCGGGACGCGAACCGCATCCGCCTGGCCAACGTCCAGCTCATGCCCAACTCCTCCATCGAGACGAGCGAGGCCGGCATGCGCCACCGCACGGCCGAGCGGGTCGCGCGTCAGACCGGTTATCCAGTGTTGTCCGTGTCCCAGTCGATGCAGATCATCTCCCTGTACGTCGATGGCATCCGGCACGTCATCGAGCCGAGCGAGGCGATCCTCGCGCGCACCAACCAGGCCCTGGCCATCCTGGAGCGCTACACGACGCGGTTGGCCCGTACCTCCTCGGGGCTGGACACCTTGGAGATCGAGGACATGGTCACCGTCCGCGACGTCGCCACCGTCCTGCAACTGCTGGAGATGGTGCGTCGTATCGCCTCCGACATCGACGACTACGTCATCGAGCTCGGCACCGACGGCCGGCTCCTGGCCCTGCAGCACGAGGAGCTGACGCGCGGACTCATGGCCGAGCGCGAGTTCCTCCTGTCTGACTACCTGCCCGCGGATCTCGACACCGCCACCGTCGACGCCCGTCTCAAGTGGGTCGGGGCCCCCGCCCTGCTCGACCTGGCGATGGTCGCCCGCTCCATGGGGCTGGGTGGCCCCGACGGCCAGGACCTCGATGCCTCCCTGTCGCCCCGGGGCCTGCGGCTGATGTCGAAGATCCCCCGACTGCCGCTGGTGACGGCGCGGGAGATCGCCGAGCACTGGGGATCCCTGCAGGGGATCCTCGGGGCCACGGTCGAGGAGCTGCAGGCGGTCGACGGCGTCGGGGCGCGCAGGGCCCGCACGGTGCGCGACGGCCTGTCCCGTCTTGCTGAGGCCTCCCTCATCGACCGTTTCGGCTGACCCGCTCCTCAGGCCCGCCCGGCCCGCAACCAGTGGGGCCGCCGTCGCCAGTGGAGACGCAGCCCATGACGCCGCAGTCGCCAACGGGTCCGACCTCAGCCGATGATGAAGACGTGCTCCCCGGTGACCGCAACGCCACCCAACTCGAGGTGGAGGACGTAGGTGCCCTCCGTGGCGACCGAGGGATCGGCAGCGGGAGTAGTCGGCCCGCCTGTCTCACCCTCGGCGCCTGCCTCGCCGTCGGCACCTGCCTCACCTTCAGCAGCCTCAGTAGGTGCGGTCGACTCGGGGGCCTGAGTCGGCGCGGGCGCCTCGGAGGCTCCACCAGTTGGCGCGCACTGCCCGGTGCTCACACGCCCGTCCCAGGTCAGAGTCGCCGTCGCGCTTTCCCCCGCGTTCACGAGGAGCAGGCGCTGCGTGGGCTCGGCCGGGCAGGAGAGCGAGTTCCACTGCCCGACGCCGCCCGAGGTGATGACGAGACCGAGGCTCGCTCCGCCGACATCAAGCAGGCAGGCCTCTGAACCCTTGTTGGTCAGCGTGGCGTTGACGCTCAGGCCCGCACCGGTCGCAACCATCGTGGGGGCGCTGGTGACAACCTCGAGCTGCTCCGCGGAGCAGGCGACGGGGTCGGGGTAGACGGTGACGACCGCCTCGGCTGCCTGTTGCTCGTCCTGCTCGCGGATCGTGTCCCGCGTCCAGGTCGCGGCGGC from Actinomyces respiraculi carries:
- a CDS encoding L-ribulose-5-phosphate 4-epimerase yields the protein MSEKIVLAELDADLQAAVAATRQKVADLHAELPRWGLVVWTAGNVSERVVLDGVPTALFVIKPSGVSYDELGTDNMVVCTLDGEKIVDGTPDSLAPSSDTAAHAYVYRNMEGVGGVVHTHSTYATAWAARREPIPCALTMMGDEFGGEIPVGPFALIGDDSIGRGIVETLRGSTSPAVLMANHGPFTVGKDARAAVKAAVMCEEVARTVHIARQGGEIHLIPQDLVDRLNDRYQNVYGQH
- the radA gene encoding DNA repair protein RadA → MSPSPARSSTSKKARTSYICTECGWESPKWLGQCRECKAWGTLTEFVEAPAVGAPAVGAPAMGGAALARAAAVRPDVPAQPIGEVSAEAARARPTGVGELDRVLGGGIVPGAVVLLAGEPGVGKSTLLLDVAAKAAAVSRERGEGPVLYVTGEESASQVRLRAERIEAIDPALLLASETELGALLGHIEDTGPSLLVVDSVQTIASAQVEGSAGGVTQVRAVAGTLIAVAKERGIPVLLVGHVTKDGGIAGPRVLEHLVDVVCQFEGARHARLRLLRAAKNRYGPTDEVGCFDLGDRGIVGLEDPSGLFLSSARSEVPGTCATVTLEGRRPMPVEVQALVAATHAGSPRRTTSGLDHSRVAMALAVLQARMRVDTSSADVYLSTVGGARTGEPATDLPVAIAVVSAARNLPTPAGLVAFGEVGLTGEVRATVGIQRRLAEAARLGFDRAIVPLAGSAELRPVPGMQVLPVSHLGEAIGAALPRG
- the disA gene encoding DNA integrity scanning diadenylate cyclase DisA, which gives rise to MTNAHARSLRDTLALIAPGTVLRDGLERILRGRTGAIIVLGFDETVEAISSGGFTLDVELSAARLRELSKMDGAVVIDRDANRIRLANVQLMPNSSIETSEAGMRHRTAERVARQTGYPVLSVSQSMQIISLYVDGIRHVIEPSEAILARTNQALAILERYTTRLARTSSGLDTLEIEDMVTVRDVATVLQLLEMVRRIASDIDDYVIELGTDGRLLALQHEELTRGLMAEREFLLSDYLPADLDTATVDARLKWVGAPALLDLAMVARSMGLGGPDGQDLDASLSPRGLRLMSKIPRLPLVTAREIAEHWGSLQGILGATVEELQAVDGVGARRARTVRDGLSRLAEASLIDRFG